The following coding sequences lie in one Desulfitibacter sp. BRH_c19 genomic window:
- a CDS encoding dimethylamine methyltransferase: MGGIRTAGDLVLRMQLSKSMKINEAKKYVAEKLGVDPIELSDCYTMQEIREDLDIGRTIPVTGIARGMEAKMRIAKALDIKINSVERFMAKSGLSR, encoded by the coding sequence ATGGGCGGAATTCGTACTGCCGGAGATCTGGTATTACGGATGCAACTATCCAAGAGCATGAAAATAAATGAGGCTAAAAAGTACGTTGCAGAAAAACTAGGTGTTGATCCTATTGAACTTAGCGACTGTTATACTATGCAGGAGATAAGAGAAGACCTTGATATTGGTCGCACTATTCCTGTAACTGGTATTGCTAGAGGAATGGAAGCAAAAATGCGTATTGCAAAAGCTTTGGATATTAAAATTAATTCAGTAGAGCGCTTTATGGCAAAGTCTGGACTATCAAGGTAA
- a CDS encoding dimethylamine methyltransferase, which produces MGKYFTRMGDGSGIYLTADDIRCDLEEGTKDAADRGKIPELTQEELDHLFEIITMPGNVVGVERGSEVVTTSDSGGCKISYHANIAIDRSTAVLIHEKVLGADSLDIGHIDYSYKAVKSVMHNEAAVMELAQLNSVMPVLYGSMPNLGLYTKPDGPVDNWAELLPEGKISEARAAQEEAVEHAVRDMVYIAGGMYEAGADGMNFDTCGASGDADVLAALKAIEIIKQKYPDLGIEMGMAGEFNLGMHGQLEYDGVRLAGLYPHKQVKLAEKAGANIFGLVVNTNSNMSFPWNIARTVTFVKACTEVANIPVHVNVGMGVGAIPMTEVPPVDAVSRADKAIVEIGKADGL; this is translated from the coding sequence ATGGGTAAATACTTTACCCGAATGGGTGATGGTTCAGGGATTTATTTAACTGCAGATGACATCCGCTGTGACCTTGAAGAAGGTACAAAAGATGCTGCTGATCGTGGTAAAATACCTGAATTGACTCAAGAGGAATTAGATCATTTATTTGAAATTATTACCATGCCCGGTAATGTTGTAGGTGTGGAAAGGGGTAGTGAAGTTGTTACAACATCAGACTCAGGTGGCTGCAAAATTTCCTACCATGCAAATATTGCTATTGATCGATCAACTGCTGTTTTAATACATGAAAAGGTTTTGGGAGCCGATTCTCTTGACATTGGACATATTGACTATAGTTATAAGGCAGTTAAATCAGTCATGCATAATGAAGCTGCAGTCATGGAGCTTGCTCAATTAAATAGCGTAATGCCTGTTTTATATGGGTCAATGCCAAATCTGGGATTATATACTAAACCAGACGGACCTGTTGATAACTGGGCAGAGCTATTACCAGAAGGCAAAATTTCTGAGGCAAGGGCAGCACAGGAAGAAGCGGTGGAACATGCAGTAAGAGACATGGTATATATAGCCGGTGGAATGTATGAAGCCGGTGCTGATGGAATGAACTTTGATACATGTGGTGCTTCAGGTGATGCAGATGTTTTAGCCGCATTAAAAGCAATTGAAATAATAAAACAAAAGTATCCTGATTTGGGTATAGAAATGGGAATGGCTGGAGAGTTTAACTTGGGTATGCATGGCCAACTAGAGTATGATGGTGTGCGTTTGGCTGGGCTCTACCCTCATAAACAAGTTAAATTAGCAGAAAAAGCAGGAGCAAATATTTTTGGTCTTGTGGTTAATACAAACAGTAATATGAGTTTCCCATGGAATATTGCACGTACGGTTACATTTGTAAAGGCCTGCACAGAAGTTGCAAATATTCCTGTACATGTGAACGTTGGTATGGGTGTTGGAGCGATCCCCATGACTGAGGTTCCTCCGGTAGATGCGGTTTCCAGGGCAGATAAAGCTATTGTGGAGATTGGTAAGGCTGATGGGTTGTAG
- a CDS encoding dimethylamine corrinoid protein 3 produces the protein MSKELILNQAREAILKCDPKKAVEVARQALAEGLDPVEVLSEGFSDGIRQVGDLFGRGELFLPELISASQVMKEASVVLEEAIEAKARKNKGKMLIATVEGDVHDIGKGIVVSLVKAQGIEVIDLGREIPVSTIIEKAVEHDVNIIGTSALLTTTMPEQKKLEGVLKKEGLKDRFKTMVGGAPCTQRWADRIGANAYAEDAAEAVTKALALLG, from the coding sequence GTGAGTAAAGAATTAATTCTTAATCAGGCAAGAGAGGCTATCTTGAAATGCGATCCCAAGAAAGCAGTTGAGGTTGCAAGACAAGCATTAGCTGAAGGATTGGATCCCGTAGAAGTACTAAGTGAGGGTTTTAGTGATGGCATTAGGCAAGTAGGTGATCTTTTTGGTAGAGGTGAATTATTCCTACCGGAGTTGATTTCTGCTTCTCAGGTTATGAAGGAAGCCTCTGTTGTCTTAGAGGAAGCTATTGAAGCAAAGGCAAGAAAAAATAAGGGTAAAATGCTCATTGCTACTGTTGAAGGGGATGTACATGATATTGGTAAAGGCATAGTGGTTTCCCTAGTTAAAGCACAGGGTATTGAAGTTATTGACTTAGGTCGCGAAATACCTGTCAGCACAATTATTGAAAAAGCAGTAGAGCATGATGTTAATATTATTGGTACAAGTGCCCTTCTTACTACAACAATGCCAGAACAGAAGAAATTAGAGGGAGTTCTTAAAAAAGAAGGACTTAAAGATAGATTTAAAACAATGGTCGGTGGAGCACCGTGCACGCAACGCTGGGCAGATAGAATAGGTGCCAATGCATATGCTGAAGATGCAGCGGAAGCGGTTACAAAAGCTTTAGCACTATTAGGTTAA
- a CDS encoding cysteine synthase — MKVASSITDFIGKTPLLRINKMNSAGVAQVLAKLEAFNPGGSVKDRIALSMIETAEKEGALSKGFVIIEPTSGNTGVGLAMVAAAKGYKLLLTMPDTMSIERRKLMVALGAEIVLTPGAEGMKGAIKKAEELVSQTEKSFMPQQFINKANPQVHRETTAMEIWEDTEGKVDIFVAGVGTGGSISGVGEILKSKKESVKIIAVEPYDSPVLSGGKPGPHKIQGIGAGFIPEVLNMDILDEIIKVKTEEAFETAQRLANEEGVLTGISSGANLYAALQIAKRDENRDKIIVVILPDTGERYLSTPMFDVD; from the coding sequence ATGAAGGTAGCAAGTTCAATAACAGATTTTATAGGTAAGACACCCCTATTGAGAATCAATAAAATGAATAGTGCTGGTGTTGCCCAAGTTCTAGCAAAATTAGAAGCTTTTAATCCAGGTGGTAGTGTCAAAGATCGAATAGCCCTAAGTATGATAGAAACTGCAGAGAAAGAGGGTGCTCTCTCTAAGGGCTTCGTGATTATTGAACCAACAAGTGGAAACACAGGAGTTGGGTTAGCCATGGTTGCAGCTGCAAAGGGCTATAAATTACTACTTACTATGCCAGATACCATGAGCATTGAAAGAAGAAAGTTGATGGTTGCCCTTGGAGCTGAAATTGTATTAACTCCTGGTGCTGAGGGAATGAAGGGAGCAATAAAAAAGGCAGAGGAATTAGTCTCACAGACAGAAAAAAGCTTTATGCCACAACAGTTTATTAACAAAGCTAACCCCCAAGTACATAGGGAAACCACAGCCATGGAAATCTGGGAAGACACAGAAGGCAAGGTAGATATTTTTGTAGCAGGGGTAGGTACAGGAGGTTCCATTTCTGGAGTCGGTGAGATTTTAAAGTCTAAAAAAGAATCAGTCAAGATTATTGCAGTTGAACCATATGACTCCCCGGTATTATCTGGAGGAAAGCCAGGGCCTCATAAAATTCAGGGAATAGGTGCTGGATTTATTCCTGAAGTGTTAAATATGGATATACTGGATGAAATAATTAAAGTAAAAACAGAAGAAGCTTTTGAAACGGCTCAAAGATTAGCTAATGAGGAAGGCGTTTTAACTGGAATTTCATCAGGTGCAAATCTATATGCAGCCCTACAGATTGCCAAAAGAGATGAAAATAGAGATAAGATAATAGTGGTTATCCTCCCAGATACTGGAGAAAGGTATCTTTCAACTCCCATGTTTGATGTAGATTGA